In Drosophila simulans strain w501 chromosome 3R, Prin_Dsim_3.1, whole genome shotgun sequence, a single window of DNA contains:
- the LOC6729941 gene encoding protein C12orf4 homolog has product MDSTATRTLPFVYKYKNHEGQDCESRLDITFPFDQENLEECITQLMALNQMDPMMRYLDENINLERELQKFVDTEQQNFLDDHAEKLLKQAAHEELDIEAIVRDTERLYKEELLQFADRVGPSDADIFAQSFHRLVHSSSLEDILKRERAYAKVVSDMTELMDSEVETLNNSQQQEMDSQINQLDITTTSEDINNLLAQQYTTQNYVRKRYESELEAMMGHQKNEYRNWITSQVSQMFQVSPVATPLGNRSSMFVSQQPSMEESFTIHLGSQLKHMHNIRILSANVTELCSPLHAEESLNGLNMALGLYSSSLCGVVVLTPSIQAQANKNIIKNANKSTEFHFEQIDVQMEKIEKQIKNLTTEDSSGSSTSNSSAEGSATPSPTKKSVPRLKTGDFFITKHSNLSQTHVIFHLISDEPINSPSEINSRHPVILGLRNILKTASRHDITTLTIPALLRHEMSEDMTVQWCIRRAELVFKCAKGFMIESASWGGAELSTLQLLLPDDISESLFTTLAGMVPSVFHVANPKILVDTSK; this is encoded by the exons ATGGACTCTACTGCCACTCGTACGCTGCCCTTTGTGTACAAGTACAAAAATCATGAAGGCCAAGACTGCGAATCTCGGCTGGACATCACTTTCCCCTTTGACCAGGAGAATCTGGAGGAGTGTATCACCCAGCTGATGGCTCTCAACCAGATGGACCCCATGATGCGGTACCTGGACGAGAATATCA ACCTCGAACGGGAGTTGCAGAAATTCGTGGATACGGAGCAGCAAAATTTCCTGGACGACCATGCCGAAAAGCTACTCAAACAGGCGGCACACGAGGAGCTGGACATCGAGGCCATTGTGCGGGACACAGAGAGGCTGTACAAGGAGGAACTACTGCAGTTTGCCGATCGTGTGGGTCCCAGCGATGCGGACATATTCGCCCAGAGCTTCCATCGCCTGGTGCACTCTTCGTCCCTGGAGGACATACTCAAGCGAGAGCGTGCATATGCCAAGGTGGTGTCCGACATGACCGAGCTCATGGACAGCGAGGTGGAGACGCTAAACAACTCTCAGCAGCAGGAGATGGATAGCCAGATAAACCAGTTGGACATCACCACCACCTCGGAGGATATCAACAATTTGCTGGCGCAGCAGTATACCACGCAGAATTATGTGCGGAAGCGATACGAATCCGAACTAGAGGCAATGATGGGTCATCAGAAGAATGAGTATCGAAACTGGATCACCAGTCAGGTCAGTCAGATGTTTCAAGTGTCGCCGGTGGCCACGCCGCTGGGCAACCGCTCCTCCATGTTCGTCTCGCAACAGCCCTCCATGGAGGAGAGCTTCACCATTCACCTGGGCTCCCAGCTGAAGCACATGCACAACATACGCATCCTGAGTGCCAATGTCACGGAGCTCTGCAGTCCGCTGCACGCCGAGGAGAGTCTTAATGGCCTTAACATGGCTCTGGGATTGTACTCCAGTTCCCTCTGCGGCGTCGTCGTGCTGACCCCTTCGATTCAAGCGCAGGCAAACAAGAATATCATTAAGAATGCCAACAAGTCCACCGAGTTCCACTTTGAACAAATCGACGTTCAGATGGAAAAGATCGAGAAGCAGATTAAGAATTTGACCACTGAAGATTCCAGTGGCAGTAGTACTAGCAACAGCAGTGCCGAGGGCAGTGCCACACCCTCGCCGACCAAGAAGAGCGTGCCCAGACTGAAAACAGGAGACTTTTTCATCACCAAGCACTCGAATCTCTCGCAAACGCATGTTATTTTTCACCTGATTTCGGACGAACCCATCAACAGTCCCAGTGAGATCAACTCGCGGCATCCGGTGATCTTGGGTTTGCGAAACATCCTAAAGACAGCCAGCAGGCACGACATCACCACGCTGACCATCCCGGCTCTGCTGCGCCACGAGATGAGCGAGGACATGACCGTCCAGTGGTGCATCAGAAGAGCAGAGCTGGTGTTTAAGTGCGCCAAGGGATTTATGATAGAATCAGCCTCTTGGGGCGGAGCTGAGTTAAG CACCTTGCAACTGCTACTGCCTGATGACATATCGGAAAGTTTGTTCACCACTCTGGCGGGAATGGTTCCCAGCGTTTTCCACGTGGCCAATCCCAAGATACTTGTGGACACCAGCAAGTAG